The following proteins are co-located in the Sporolactobacillus pectinivorans genome:
- a CDS encoding Ger(x)C family spore germination protein, translating into MFRKLVAAVLIMTCILLLTGCWDKKELNQLAIVMAMGFDKDAKTGQINLTLQVIRPSAINRQQSGSQEAPYDIVSASGNTMFEALKEANKKLDRKFFFSHLKIIIVGERAARSGLSDLLDFVTRTYEMRTNTWLLVTRDDVGHLLEIKHGIESIQATYMEELIRTQMPYMTVTSTDTTHFIKKITVNGIGPVTGVFSIQNERGISATDDQPELRQGIILSGTAVFKKDKLSGYLNTNETRGLNYLTDTSKSDYLHVPSVGDKQKKIEIEVKKVKSKIDPVKVNKKTVFNIEVYAVGNIVEDDNATDILDQKQLSFVNREIEGSIQNTIQSILDKTQKQLKTDVIGFGRAFEIKYPAEWKKIRKKWAVSFPDAAYRISVKTRINQTGMQLNNLDMRN; encoded by the coding sequence GTGTTCAGAAAATTAGTGGCTGCCGTCCTGATTATGACTTGTATATTACTTTTGACCGGATGCTGGGACAAGAAGGAACTGAACCAGCTGGCCATTGTGATGGCCATGGGATTTGACAAGGACGCCAAGACCGGGCAGATCAATCTGACACTCCAGGTTATTCGGCCCAGTGCAATCAATAGACAACAATCAGGCAGTCAGGAGGCACCGTACGATATAGTGTCTGCATCAGGAAATACTATGTTCGAGGCACTTAAAGAGGCCAATAAAAAATTGGACAGAAAGTTCTTTTTCTCACATCTCAAAATCATCATTGTCGGGGAACGAGCGGCGCGCAGCGGATTAAGTGATTTATTGGATTTTGTGACCCGAACATACGAGATGAGGACAAATACATGGCTTCTCGTGACACGGGATGATGTCGGGCACTTGCTCGAAATAAAACACGGCATTGAAAGTATTCAGGCCACTTATATGGAAGAACTGATCAGAACGCAGATGCCATACATGACTGTAACATCAACGGATACCACTCACTTCATAAAAAAAATAACGGTAAACGGAATCGGACCGGTGACAGGCGTTTTCTCAATTCAAAATGAAAGAGGGATATCCGCGACAGACGACCAGCCAGAATTAAGGCAAGGAATTATCCTTTCTGGAACAGCTGTTTTTAAAAAAGACAAGTTGTCAGGATATTTGAATACGAACGAAACAAGGGGTCTGAATTATTTAACGGATACGTCAAAGAGCGATTATCTGCATGTCCCCTCAGTTGGGGACAAACAGAAAAAAATTGAAATAGAAGTGAAAAAAGTAAAAAGCAAAATAGATCCGGTCAAAGTGAACAAAAAAACGGTTTTCAACATTGAGGTGTACGCAGTCGGAAATATTGTAGAAGACGATAATGCGACAGACATTTTGGATCAGAAGCAATTGAGTTTTGTTAACAGAGAAATTGAAGGTTCCATTCAGAACACGATTCAGTCAATTCTGGACAAAACGCAAAAACAATTAAAAACAGATGTGATCGGTTTCGGCCGTGCCTTTGAAATTAAATATCCTGCGGAATGGAAGAAAATCAGAAAAAAGTGGGCGGTCTCCTTTCCAGATGCAGCTTATCGCATCAGCGTGAAAACACGTATTAATCAGACGGGTATGCAACTGAACAATCTCGATATGAGAAACTAA
- a CDS encoding GerAB/ArcD/ProY family transporter: MKKISKHQLFVLVMMEQIGSTNLWALGIEARQDAWLVILFSMLPGCALIWIFTELHRHFPNDNLAGLTTTLLGKAIGWPLAFLYVLLGLFNSTRNANEFTELLNMTFLQRTPSSIVLLLFLITLVYISFLGVENFVRLTEIILPFMLILISLIYVLILASGRIDLQQLTPVLENGMMPVLKASYPTVVNFPFGMSLVLFQFWHFANDQKSVRKVTLTAAIFAGIILTLTQVTIITTLGVDLAAGSALPILRVVKLISISDILTNFDALGIFLIFIGGFYITAVHMFSASMLLSTLFRIKDYRWFILPLAAFVFWYSGVYEPNYPFHVKFLPAQSWQQFVPLYDAAPILLLLIFWLKKYNAGISK, from the coding sequence ATGAAAAAGATCAGTAAACATCAATTGTTTGTCTTGGTGATGATGGAGCAGATCGGGAGTACCAACCTGTGGGCATTAGGCATTGAAGCCCGACAGGACGCTTGGCTTGTGATCTTGTTTTCTATGCTGCCGGGATGCGCACTGATCTGGATTTTCACCGAACTTCACAGACATTTCCCGAATGATAATCTTGCGGGACTGACCACAACACTGCTCGGAAAAGCAATTGGATGGCCACTGGCATTTCTTTACGTCCTTCTGGGCCTTTTCAATTCAACAAGAAATGCCAACGAATTTACCGAGCTTCTTAATATGACTTTTCTCCAGAGAACGCCTTCATCCATCGTTCTTCTTTTATTTCTGATCACTCTGGTATATATTTCATTTTTGGGTGTTGAAAACTTTGTGCGTTTAACAGAAATCATTCTGCCCTTTATGCTGATACTAATTAGTTTAATCTATGTTCTGATTTTAGCTTCGGGAAGAATTGATCTTCAGCAACTTACACCGGTATTGGAAAACGGTATGATGCCGGTGTTGAAAGCCTCGTATCCCACGGTTGTCAATTTCCCTTTCGGTATGTCTCTTGTTCTTTTTCAATTCTGGCATTTTGCCAATGATCAGAAATCGGTGAGAAAAGTGACGCTAACAGCTGCAATCTTCGCAGGTATCATTCTGACGCTGACCCAAGTGACGATCATTACCACTCTTGGCGTTGATCTAGCTGCGGGCTCAGCCCTCCCCATCCTTCGAGTGGTCAAGCTGATTAGTATCAGTGATATCCTTACAAACTTTGATGCGCTGGGAATTTTTTTAATCTTCATTGGCGGTTTTTATATTACCGCAGTTCATATGTTTTCCGCATCAATGCTTCTGTCGACCCTGTTCAGAATCAAAGACTACAGGTGGTTTATCTTGCCCCTTGCCGCATTTGTGTTCTGGTATTCCGGGGTGTATGAACCCAACTATCCGTTTCATGTAAAATTTTTGCCCGCACAGTCGTGGCAGCAATTTGTTCCGCTTTATGATGCAGCTCCCATACTGTTATTGCTCATTTTCTGGTTAAAGAAATATAATGCAGGCATTAGTAAATAA
- a CDS encoding LacI family DNA-binding transcriptional regulator produces MATIKDIAKKAGVSSATVSRVLNYDRTLSVSETTRKRIFEAAETLNYSKYRKKIQKKKSLGKIAIVLWYTEQEELNDLYYLSIRLGVENKLQSMGYEFVHILPNERLHIDVNANIDGMIAIGKFSNDQIKNLSAACEQIVFVDFDTLSLGYDCVVTDFEHSIKQVIDHFLARKVQTIGLLAGIEYTNDHVLLKDPRLKIFKDYIKERLNQSPECIYTGDFSPESGYELMKKAVQELGDRLPEAFFVANDAMAIGSIRALHEENIDVPGRVSIISFNDISIAKYSFPPLSTVKVYTESMGEEGVDLLIKNMKKKSRSTQKGDPWDKACNTRKQLLIFSLNYPLLHCFGTQQVNLFPRERHRKYSP; encoded by the coding sequence TTGGCCACCATTAAAGATATTGCAAAAAAAGCAGGCGTTTCAAGCGCCACGGTTTCAAGAGTGCTTAATTATGACAGAACCTTATCCGTTTCTGAAACAACCCGAAAACGGATTTTTGAGGCGGCGGAAACTCTCAATTATTCAAAATACAGGAAAAAGATTCAAAAGAAAAAGTCATTGGGGAAAATTGCAATTGTCCTTTGGTATACGGAGCAGGAAGAATTAAATGATCTTTACTATTTATCCATCCGCTTAGGTGTAGAGAATAAGCTTCAGAGCATGGGATACGAATTCGTACATATTCTGCCTAATGAACGGTTGCATATCGATGTAAACGCCAATATAGACGGCATGATTGCTATAGGTAAGTTTAGTAATGATCAAATAAAAAATCTGAGTGCTGCATGCGAACAGATCGTATTTGTCGATTTTGACACCTTGTCTTTAGGATACGATTGTGTCGTTACAGATTTCGAACACTCCATCAAACAAGTGATTGATCATTTTCTTGCCCGGAAAGTACAGACAATAGGTTTACTGGCCGGTATTGAATATACAAATGATCACGTATTACTTAAGGATCCCAGGTTAAAAATTTTTAAAGACTACATTAAAGAAAGGCTGAATCAATCGCCGGAATGCATTTACACCGGGGACTTTTCACCTGAATCCGGTTATGAACTGATGAAGAAAGCCGTTCAAGAGTTAGGTGATCGACTTCCTGAAGCTTTTTTTGTTGCAAATGATGCAATGGCAATCGGGTCCATACGGGCACTCCATGAGGAAAATATTGATGTGCCCGGGCGGGTTTCGATCATTAGCTTTAATGATATTTCAATTGCTAAATATTCTTTCCCGCCGTTAAGCACAGTAAAAGTGTATACTGAATCGATGGGTGAGGAAGGCGTTGATTTACTGATCAAAAATATGAAAAAAAAATCCCGAAGTACCCAGAAGGGTGACCCTTGGGACAAAGCTTGTAATACGAGAAAGCAGTTATTAATATTTTCTTTAAATTATCCGTTGCTTCATTGCTTCGGAACGCAGCAGGTTAATCTGTTCCCAAGAGAAAGACATCGAAAATATTCCCCATGA